In Ferribacterium limneticum, a genomic segment contains:
- a CDS encoding LysR family transcriptional regulator, with amino-acid sequence MNINTLDLNLLLVFDAILRTHSTTLAGEQMGLTQSAVSNALKRLRLAFDDPLFVKTQEGMMPTLRAEKMAETIQSALLQIRNVVEDRGEFDARHSERTFRLCMSDIGQMIMLPPLLNYLRTEAPHINLETIEATPQEAPGLLARGEVDLAIGFLKDLGDGIYNQRLKRETFVCLVRADHPTIRDHLALGQYLSAAHAEYRPSGGSHSIFEDAAKKLFAAHGVERRVALRLAHSTGIGLVITHSDFVIAVPSRLGDTFSAYPNLRVFPLPFESPVYNITQQWHGRCQKDPGHAWLRTTFALLFRE; translated from the coding sequence ATGAATATAAATACACTCGATCTCAACTTGTTGCTCGTGTTCGACGCAATACTACGCACGCATAGTACTACGTTGGCAGGGGAGCAAATGGGGCTTACCCAATCGGCGGTAAGTAATGCGCTTAAGCGCCTGAGATTGGCGTTTGACGATCCGCTCTTCGTGAAGACTCAGGAAGGCATGATGCCTACACTGCGTGCTGAGAAAATGGCGGAAACGATTCAGTCCGCGCTACTTCAAATTCGGAATGTGGTCGAGGATCGTGGTGAGTTTGACGCACGTCACAGTGAGAGAACTTTTCGTCTCTGCATGAGCGATATAGGGCAGATGATCATGCTGCCACCTTTGCTCAATTATCTTCGGACCGAAGCTCCGCATATCAACCTTGAAACGATCGAGGCAACACCGCAAGAGGCGCCTGGTCTGTTGGCGCGAGGAGAGGTAGATCTGGCGATCGGGTTTCTCAAAGACCTTGGAGACGGAATTTACAATCAGAGGCTAAAACGGGAGACCTTTGTCTGCCTTGTCCGTGCTGATCACCCAACGATTCGCGATCATCTGGCTCTCGGTCAATATTTGTCCGCCGCGCATGCTGAGTATCGGCCCTCTGGAGGCAGCCACTCCATCTTCGAAGATGCCGCTAAGAAACTCTTCGCGGCGCATGGTGTGGAACGGCGGGTCGCCTTGCGACTCGCTCATTCGACAGGAATCGGACTTGTCATAACCCACTCTGATTTTGTTATAGCGGTACCTAGCCGCCTCGGGGATACCTTCAGTGCCTACCCTAATCTCCGTGTATTTCCCCTACCGTTTGAATCTCCCGTCTACAACATTACGCAGCAGTGGCATGGGCGATGCCAAAAGGACCCTGGACATGCCTGGCTACGTACAACTTTTGCCTTGCTATTTCGCGAGTAA
- a CDS encoding VOC family protein, with product MSATREMIPDGVADPKNEASIVKPYVMSHGTMEVYDLKASRRFYEEFLGMQCVRHGASTMAIRCGLKSHIVCVEVGEALKPVHMLNHWGLDVRSDEEVDRAYQEALRCQEKYGIRKIFEPKREHGVYSFFFVDLDHNWWEIQHYWGGVQNEDMFDFGDRFTMDGKAL from the coding sequence GTGAGTGCAACCAGAGAAATGATCCCGGATGGGGTGGCCGATCCTAAAAACGAGGCCTCAATCGTCAAACCTTACGTAATGTCCCACGGGACAATGGAAGTTTACGACCTCAAGGCATCACGCCGGTTTTATGAGGAATTCTTAGGGATGCAATGCGTACGGCACGGTGCCTCGACGATGGCGATTCGTTGCGGACTCAAGTCTCATATTGTCTGTGTGGAGGTTGGTGAGGCTCTGAAGCCGGTCCATATGCTCAATCACTGGGGGCTTGATGTTCGCTCGGATGAGGAGGTTGATCGCGCCTATCAAGAGGCGCTTCGTTGCCAGGAAAAATATGGCATACGGAAAATCTTCGAGCCCAAACGCGAACACGGCGTTTATTCATTCTTTTTCGTCGACCTCGATCATAACTGGTGGGAAATTCAGCATTACTGGGGCGGGGTTCAGAACGAGGATATGTTCGATTTTGGGGACCGATTTACGATGGATGGTAAAGCGCTTTAG
- a CDS encoding alkene reductase, which yields MTRSRADDAGVPSDLATTYYAQRASAGLIITEGVFPSAMGKGYVRTPGIETDDQMKAWKAVAEAVHAQGGRIFMQLMHCGRISHPSLLPENASPIAPSAIKPDGKAWTGNGQVDFVTPRALSTIDIDRVIDDYAEATRRALEAGFDGVELHAASGYLPEQFLSSGSNQRQDKYGGSVDGRVRFVLNVLAAMVVEANSDRVGIKISPEMNFNSITDATPQETYAHLVDELCNFDLAYLHVALFGTDFDYHSLLRPRFNGPYLVGGGLDRERAEALLSEGRADATVFGISFLANPDLTERFRHGAALNTPDVSTFFTPGAQGYIDYPILSTTANI from the coding sequence ATGACCCGCTCACGCGCTGATGACGCTGGCGTTCCGAGCGATTTGGCCACGACCTATTACGCCCAACGAGCCAGCGCCGGCCTCATCATTACCGAGGGTGTCTTCCCCTCGGCGATGGGCAAGGGTTACGTGCGGACGCCGGGAATCGAAACTGACGACCAAATGAAGGCCTGGAAAGCCGTTGCAGAGGCAGTTCATGCACAGGGTGGACGCATCTTCATGCAGTTGATGCACTGCGGACGCATTTCCCATCCGTCATTGCTGCCAGAAAACGCATCACCAATAGCACCGTCGGCAATTAAGCCCGATGGAAAAGCCTGGACTGGTAATGGTCAGGTAGATTTTGTCACCCCACGCGCGTTAAGTACGATCGATATCGACAGAGTGATCGATGACTATGCTGAGGCAACGCGTCGTGCGCTTGAAGCCGGCTTTGACGGCGTCGAATTGCACGCTGCCTCGGGATATCTACCGGAACAGTTTCTTTCTTCAGGCAGCAACCAGCGACAGGACAAGTACGGCGGTTCAGTCGATGGACGTGTTCGTTTCGTGCTAAATGTCCTGGCTGCAATGGTTGTCGAAGCAAACAGCGATCGCGTCGGCATCAAGATTTCGCCGGAAATGAACTTCAACAGCATTACCGACGCGACGCCGCAGGAAACCTATGCCCACCTGGTCGACGAACTGTGTAACTTCGATCTTGCCTATCTGCACGTCGCCCTGTTCGGTACCGACTTCGACTATCACTCGCTTTTGCGCCCGCGCTTCAATGGGCCCTATCTGGTTGGCGGGGGGCTTGATCGGGAGAGAGCCGAAGCCCTGTTATCCGAAGGTCGTGCCGACGCCACAGTATTCGGCATTTCCTTCTTGGCCAACCCAGACCTAACCGAACGTTTCCGCCACGGCGCCGCGCTCAATACCCCGGACGTAAGCACTTTCTTCACCCCAGGTGCCCAAGGCTATATCGATTATCCGATCTTGAGTACTACTGCAAATATCTGA
- a CDS encoding CDP-6-deoxy-delta-3,4-glucoseen reductase, whose protein sequence is MAFQVTLKPSGHTFVVPDGKRVLEAGLKAGVFMPHNCKGGLCSTCKGRVLEGAVDFGNVLPKYLPDSEKATGHALLCQAKPLSDLVIELNELGGLEGVRTREVPCRVIKLERAAPDVVVMQLRLPMNENLRFAGGQHLEFILKDGQRRAYSIATAPSPEGVIGLELHVRHVPGGLFTDHVFSALKERDLLRFEGPLGTFFLREESPKPIILLAGGTGFAPIKSIVLSALNKKISRPMTLYWGGRKKADLYQFELAQKWAEENPHFKFVPVLSDASAACDWAGRTGFVHHAVMQDHPDLSGYQVYACGAPVMVDAAKNDFTKECRLLPDEFFADSFLTEADRAL, encoded by the coding sequence ATGGCATTCCAAGTCACACTCAAGCCAAGCGGTCACACGTTTGTGGTGCCGGATGGAAAACGGGTTCTGGAGGCTGGCCTGAAGGCGGGTGTTTTTATGCCCCATAACTGTAAGGGCGGTTTGTGTTCTACCTGCAAGGGAAGGGTCCTGGAAGGCGCCGTCGACTTTGGTAATGTCCTTCCGAAATATCTGCCGGACTCCGAAAAAGCGACAGGTCATGCTCTGCTTTGTCAGGCAAAGCCGTTAAGCGATCTGGTAATCGAGTTGAACGAACTTGGTGGGCTGGAAGGGGTTAGAACCAGGGAAGTGCCTTGTCGAGTCATCAAGCTCGAAAGAGCGGCTCCGGACGTGGTGGTCATGCAGCTTCGGTTGCCAATGAACGAGAACCTGCGTTTCGCCGGTGGGCAGCATCTTGAGTTTATTCTGAAGGATGGGCAGCGCCGCGCTTATTCCATTGCTACGGCGCCGTCACCGGAAGGCGTGATCGGGCTTGAGCTGCACGTGCGCCATGTGCCAGGCGGGCTCTTTACCGACCACGTATTTTCGGCCCTGAAAGAGCGCGATCTGCTGCGCTTTGAGGGGCCGCTGGGAACCTTTTTTCTGCGCGAGGAAAGCCCTAAACCCATCATTCTTCTGGCTGGCGGCACCGGGTTCGCGCCGATCAAATCGATCGTCCTGTCTGCGCTAAACAAGAAGATTTCGCGTCCGATGACACTCTACTGGGGCGGGCGGAAAAAAGCAGACCTTTACCAGTTTGAGTTGGCACAGAAATGGGCTGAAGAGAATCCGCATTTCAAGTTCGTTCCCGTCCTCTCTGACGCCTCTGCTGCATGTGATTGGGCCGGGCGGACCGGGTTTGTCCACCACGCTGTGATGCAAGACCATCCGGACCTCTCCGGTTATCAAGTTTATGCGTGCGGGGCGCCGGTGATGGTCGATGCCGCGAAAAACGACTTCACTAAAGAATGCCGCTTGCTTCCTGACGAGTTTTTCGCAGATTCGTTCCTTACAGAAGCCGATCGCGCGCTTTAA
- a CDS encoding cytochrome b: MTPKRYHFALVTFHWLLAVLLLVALGMGSLVLQHIPNESPDKINALRGHMVAGGLILILTLIRLAVRLKTSHPTPASTGNIMLDRLAVLAHYGLYLLVVLMAASGIALSIQANLPAAVFAGTAALPASFEDFAPRLGHGLIAKALIALITAHILAALYHQFVRRDGLLSRMWFGGK; this comes from the coding sequence ATGACACCAAAACGCTATCACTTCGCACTTGTGACCTTTCACTGGTTGCTCGCCGTACTTCTATTGGTCGCTCTGGGCATGGGTAGTTTGGTCTTGCAACACATTCCCAACGAGTCGCCCGACAAGATCAATGCCCTGCGAGGCCACATGGTAGCGGGGGGTCTGATCTTGATTTTGACCTTGATTCGACTAGCAGTGCGACTGAAGACATCGCATCCTACCCCAGCTTCAACGGGCAATATCATGCTAGATAGATTGGCTGTACTTGCTCACTATGGACTTTATCTCCTTGTGGTCCTGATGGCAGCCAGCGGCATTGCACTTTCGATTCAGGCCAATTTGCCAGCTGCCGTATTTGCCGGCACCGCTGCCCTGCCCGCAAGTTTCGAAGACTTTGCTCCTCGCCTGGGACACGGCTTGATCGCTAAGGCTCTGATCGCACTGATCACGGCACACATACTGGCGGCGCTTTATCACCAGTTTGTTCGACGCGATGGATTGCTCAGCCGCATGTGGTTTGGAGGCAAATAG
- a CDS encoding isochorismatase family protein, translated as MTKELFSASNTAMLLIDHQVGTMGWVRSIPASQLKRNAVLLAKAAKILNIPVILTSSMEEYAQGPLISELAEILPEAHAARIKRFGIVDAMGDQNFAAAVKATGRKNLLIAGVTNDVCTVFPVLTAIQQGYEVQVVADAGGSPTKFADDVSLRRMEQAGAVVTSTIQAVAELARNWTTPEGGELMGAVIGALQELLSE; from the coding sequence ATGACAAAGGAACTTTTTAGTGCCAGCAACACGGCAATGTTGCTGATCGATCACCAAGTAGGAACGATGGGTTGGGTTCGCTCCATTCCCGCCTCGCAATTGAAGCGTAATGCGGTATTGCTGGCGAAGGCCGCCAAGATTCTCAATATACCCGTCATTCTTACGTCAAGCATGGAAGAGTATGCCCAGGGCCCGCTCATCAGCGAACTTGCTGAGATTCTGCCGGAAGCCCATGCCGCACGAATCAAGCGCTTCGGCATTGTCGATGCGATGGGCGACCAGAACTTTGCTGCAGCGGTCAAGGCGACGGGTCGCAAGAATCTGCTGATCGCTGGTGTGACGAACGACGTGTGCACCGTGTTCCCGGTACTGACCGCCATTCAGCAAGGCTACGAGGTGCAAGTGGTGGCCGATGCGGGTGGTTCGCCGACCAAGTTTGCCGATGATGTTTCCTTGCGCCGAATGGAACAAGCCGGTGCTGTTGTGACCAGCACAATTCAGGCCGTTGCCGAACTTGCGCGCAACTGGACCACCCCGGAAGGTGGTGAACTGATGGGGGCTGTCATTGGTGCGCTTCAGGAGCTGCTGTCGGAGTAA
- a CDS encoding DUF1302 domain-containing protein, giving the protein MVRKTRFFSGAREAACRPRLITVIVASALASISVVPTVYAFEINTGESDFKARWDTTAKYSTMLRLKDPDSRLTSPAVNPNNANQNDGDNNFKKGIVSNRADIFTELDVTYQNFGARVSAAAWYDTVYNKSNDSNDALTNNSSSVSYNNFTSNTQDLQGRKAELLDAFVFGKFELGGDKNASIRAGRHSVLWGETLFFGANGIAGGQAPMDYIKLLSVPSSQFKELIRPVGQVSGQFQLNSNVSFGAYYQYKWAGNRIPAVGSYLSNEDLFVTGGENFIFPWGKEAHLQDHMPSDDGQFGFQIRFRPEGYDAEYGLYAIRYHDKNPNVYINIGSNPVLGGAVAPVGYSLAYAEGIRAFGASFSTTLGDANIGGEASIRHNTPLVNPGSPNPFLTHDNSSNPGYPVGKSAHLNLSAIYLLPPSSLWQGGDLLAEVAWNRRLSVDSDPHGTLDPNSTRDAWGFRMLFQPSYYQVFAGLDLKVPIGLGYNPKGRSSVVPQFNGGVDKGGDFSIGLVGDYQKQWTLRLNYTHFLGDIGGAFDTNAHLSFQQSLKDRDFLSFSVQTTW; this is encoded by the coding sequence ATGGTCAGAAAAACTCGGTTTTTTTCTGGGGCAAGGGAAGCGGCGTGTCGGCCGCGTTTAATTACGGTAATTGTCGCTTCTGCCTTAGCTTCGATTTCTGTAGTTCCGACGGTTTATGCTTTTGAGATTAATACTGGTGAATCAGATTTCAAGGCACGATGGGATACGACTGCAAAGTATTCAACCATGTTGCGCCTGAAAGATCCCGATAGTCGCCTTACGAGCCCAGCTGTAAATCCAAACAATGCGAATCAGAATGATGGTGATAACAACTTCAAAAAAGGTATTGTCTCAAATCGCGCCGATATTTTTACAGAGCTTGATGTTACTTACCAAAACTTTGGTGCGCGTGTAAGTGCTGCTGCTTGGTACGATACGGTTTATAACAAGTCTAATGATAGCAATGATGCTTTAACTAATAATTCATCATCGGTTTCATATAATAATTTCACATCTAACACGCAAGATCTTCAAGGTCGCAAGGCTGAATTGCTTGATGCTTTTGTGTTCGGTAAATTCGAATTGGGTGGTGATAAAAACGCTTCGATTCGAGCCGGCAGGCATAGCGTTCTTTGGGGCGAAACACTTTTCTTTGGTGCCAACGGGATTGCTGGTGGCCAAGCGCCAATGGATTACATCAAGCTTCTTTCTGTGCCTAGTAGCCAGTTTAAAGAGTTGATTCGTCCTGTAGGTCAAGTGTCAGGTCAGTTTCAACTAAATTCAAATGTATCATTTGGTGCGTATTATCAGTACAAATGGGCAGGGAATCGAATTCCGGCAGTCGGTAGCTATCTTTCGAATGAAGACCTATTTGTAACTGGCGGTGAGAATTTTATTTTCCCATGGGGAAAAGAGGCCCATTTACAGGATCACATGCCGAGCGACGACGGTCAATTTGGATTTCAGATTCGCTTCCGGCCGGAAGGGTATGATGCTGAGTACGGTCTTTATGCTATTCGATATCATGACAAAAACCCGAATGTATATATAAATATTGGTTCAAATCCTGTATTGGGTGGTGCAGTTGCTCCTGTTGGATATAGTCTTGCTTATGCGGAAGGCATTCGTGCTTTTGGTGCTAGTTTTAGCACGACGCTGGGTGACGCAAATATTGGAGGTGAGGCATCTATCCGGCACAACACACCCCTAGTAAATCCTGGTTCCCCAAATCCATTTTTAACTCACGATAATAGTTCTAATCCTGGCTATCCTGTGGGTAAGTCCGCTCATTTGAATCTTTCTGCAATCTATTTATTGCCGCCAAGCAGTCTTTGGCAAGGTGGTGATCTACTTGCAGAGGTTGCGTGGAATAGGCGTCTAAGTGTCGATAGTGATCCACATGGCACTCTGGATCCGAATTCCACTCGTGATGCTTGGGGTTTTCGCATGCTTTTTCAACCAAGCTATTATCAAGTTTTTGCAGGTCTTGACCTAAAGGTGCCAATCGGTCTTGGATATAACCCTAAGGGGCGTTCATCTGTTGTTCCTCAGTTTAATGGTGGTGTTGATAAAGGTGGCGATTTCAGTATTGGCCTCGTCGGAGATTATCAGAAGCAATGGACACTGCGCCTGAATTACACGCACTTCCTTGGGGATATCGGTGGCGCATTCGATACGAACGCGCACCTGTCGTTTCAGCAGAGCTTGAAGGATCGTGACTTCCTATCGTTTTCCGTACAAACGACTTGGTAA
- a CDS encoding WD40/YVTN/BNR-like repeat-containing protein, translated as MKMTFRMVRMARAVFALPFIFITSATLQAPAYAESDVLQRPAILSARASSRAMLSLARADGRIVAVGERGIVLLSDDSGVSWRQAKVPVSVTLTRVWFVNSKLGWAVGHGGVVLHSEDGGETWISQLDGKKAAALVLEAVRSQGTEGRVNVQKLAAEAERLVADGPDKPFLDVYFPDANHGLIVGAYGLAFATEDGGKHWQPILHQIPNPLGRHLYRIHSTGNDLFIAGEQGVLVKSTNGGKSFTEVTTPYAGTYFGLLDGANGELVVHGLRGNAFWSGDAGHAWQKIETSGLGTLVAGLRLADDSLLLIDETGLVLKSNDGGRHFDRLKKEDQPSLIAGAVQAKDGSVLLAGVRGIKRLSPSIKLVEENK; from the coding sequence ATGAAAATGACATTCAGGATGGTGCGGATGGCGAGAGCTGTCTTCGCGCTCCCTTTTATCTTCATCACGAGTGCAACGCTCCAGGCGCCTGCGTATGCCGAGTCTGACGTGCTGCAGCGTCCCGCCATCCTTAGTGCGCGGGCTAGTAGCCGGGCGATGCTATCTCTTGCTCGTGCCGATGGGCGCATCGTTGCCGTAGGGGAGCGCGGCATTGTCCTGTTGTCTGACGACAGTGGAGTTTCTTGGCGCCAGGCAAAAGTTCCTGTCAGCGTCACGCTTACCCGGGTGTGGTTCGTCAACAGCAAGTTAGGGTGGGCTGTCGGGCATGGCGGCGTCGTATTGCATAGCGAAGATGGTGGTGAAACCTGGATCAGCCAGCTGGACGGTAAGAAAGCTGCTGCTCTCGTGCTCGAAGCTGTGCGGTCGCAGGGCACCGAAGGGCGCGTGAATGTGCAGAAGCTGGCAGCAGAGGCTGAGCGTTTAGTGGCTGATGGCCCGGACAAGCCTTTCCTCGATGTCTATTTTCCGGACGCGAATCACGGCCTGATTGTTGGTGCCTACGGGCTCGCATTTGCCACTGAAGACGGTGGTAAGCATTGGCAGCCAATATTACATCAAATTCCTAATCCGCTAGGGAGGCATCTCTACCGGATCCACTCTACCGGAAATGATCTTTTCATTGCCGGAGAGCAAGGTGTTCTCGTCAAATCAACCAATGGTGGCAAATCATTTACCGAGGTGACGACACCTTATGCTGGAACTTATTTTGGTCTACTTGATGGCGCAAACGGGGAACTGGTGGTGCATGGGCTCCGTGGAAATGCCTTTTGGTCGGGCGACGCTGGTCATGCTTGGCAAAAGATTGAAACCAGTGGGCTTGGTACGTTGGTGGCGGGTCTGCGTTTGGCCGACGACTCTCTGCTCTTGATTGATGAGACCGGACTTGTCCTGAAGAGCAACGACGGAGGTCGTCATTTCGATCGCCTAAAGAAGGAGGATCAGCCTTCGCTTATCGCGGGGGCTGTTCAGGCTAAAGACGGTAGCGTACTTCTTGCCGGCGTGCGGGGCATTAAGCGGCTGTCGCCTTCAATAAAGCTTGTAGAAGAAAACAAATGA
- a CDS encoding DUF1329 domain-containing protein, whose amino-acid sequence MKMNQKVIALALGALLSAQFAWAAVTPEEAARLKRDLTPFGAEKAGNKEGTIPAWDGGYTKVPAGYQSGDPRPDPFANEKPLFSITAKNMDQYADKLAEGTKALLKKYPTYRVDVYPTHRTAAAPQWVFDNTFKNSTRAKTTRGGYGVEGAYGGIPFPIPKDGYEAMHNHRLKWNGVTNTHSFENYTGNSDGKHVLVTKGQSTYQFPYYDKNGSLETFKGLYEQWFVQQTDPPFKSGEAFIIHDYVDQPRQAWQYLTGQRRVRKAPTIGYDTPDDVNSGQQYFDEAFVFLGDLDRYEWKLIGKKELYIPYNDNKYVQKSPEERLAPYHLNPDVLRWELHRVWVVEATLAPGKRHVVPKRRFYLDEDTWGAVIGEGWDAQGQLWRTNHSTPHILFEAQRNEMAYPLVVYNLLTGTFVSSGFNLSKGNIYKSVPRVPDSYFTPDALAGQGIR is encoded by the coding sequence ATGAAAATGAATCAAAAAGTTATCGCGCTTGCTTTGGGGGCGCTGCTCTCTGCGCAATTCGCATGGGCTGCCGTGACTCCAGAAGAAGCGGCACGTCTGAAACGCGATCTCACCCCATTCGGCGCTGAAAAGGCCGGAAATAAAGAAGGGACAATTCCCGCGTGGGATGGTGGTTATACGAAGGTTCCGGCTGGCTACCAGTCCGGCGATCCTCGCCCCGATCCGTTCGCGAACGAGAAGCCATTGTTCTCGATTACGGCAAAAAACATGGATCAGTATGCGGATAAGCTGGCTGAAGGCACCAAGGCGCTATTGAAGAAATATCCGACGTATCGCGTTGATGTTTATCCGACCCATCGTACAGCAGCAGCGCCGCAGTGGGTGTTTGATAACACGTTCAAAAATTCGACACGCGCCAAGACTACGCGAGGTGGCTATGGGGTGGAAGGGGCGTACGGCGGTATTCCTTTCCCCATTCCCAAAGATGGTTACGAAGCAATGCATAACCACCGTTTGAAGTGGAATGGTGTAACTAATACCCATAGTTTCGAAAATTACACCGGAAACTCAGATGGTAAGCACGTTTTAGTCACCAAGGGTCAAAGTACGTATCAGTTCCCCTATTACGACAAAAACGGCTCGCTAGAAACCTTTAAAGGCCTTTACGAGCAGTGGTTTGTGCAGCAGACCGATCCCCCCTTCAAGTCTGGTGAAGCATTCATCATTCATGACTATGTTGATCAGCCGCGCCAGGCTTGGCAGTATCTGACTGGGCAGCGCCGGGTTCGAAAAGCGCCCACTATCGGCTACGACACACCAGATGATGTCAATTCTGGTCAACAGTACTTTGACGAAGCCTTCGTTTTCCTGGGTGATCTCGATCGTTATGAGTGGAAGTTGATCGGGAAGAAAGAGCTCTATATTCCTTACAACGACAATAAATACGTCCAAAAGTCACCTGAGGAACGGCTGGCGCCCTATCACCTGAATCCAGATGTATTGCGTTGGGAACTGCACCGTGTTTGGGTAGTGGAAGCTACGCTTGCACCAGGCAAGCGCCATGTGGTGCCGAAGCGCCGCTTCTATCTGGATGAGGATACTTGGGGTGCCGTGATCGGTGAAGGTTGGGATGCTCAGGGCCAGCTGTGGCGGACGAATCATTCAACGCCGCACATCCTTTTTGAAGCGCAGAGAAATGAGATGGCATATCCCTTGGTGGTGTACAACTTGTTGACCGGTACTTTTGTTTCTTCTGGATTCAATCTTTCGAAGGGGAATATCTATAAATCCGTTCCTCGCGTACCGGACAGCTATTTCACGCCAGACGCATTGGCAGGTCAGGGCATTCGCTGA
- a CDS encoding pirin family protein, producing the protein MDKGAVFRAFTLRGDEASWPIDPFLGVDHAWISGPTFPPHPHAGFSAVSYLFSDSDTNIANRDSYGDKSLILPGGLHWTAAGRGVVHEEVPAENGKTVHMLQIFVNLPAERQSDAPFALKLLPQEVPVVQMPGVKVRVPLGAFQEACSPLKPPTEVNLFDIELEEGSELLLPIAAGHSAFLMPIFGTVTIEGQAFSSDETGVPAFPGQPEPRVITVKSPKGGAKVVLFSGKPLEQPIYWMGPMATCSEKTLAASVDAYRRGEFGSL; encoded by the coding sequence ATGGACAAGGGCGCCGTGTTTCGCGCTTTCACACTCCGTGGTGATGAGGCTTCTTGGCCGATTGATCCATTCCTCGGAGTGGACCATGCATGGATCAGCGGACCAACTTTCCCGCCGCATCCACATGCCGGTTTCTCTGCCGTGTCCTATCTATTCAGCGATTCGGATACCAACATAGCCAATCGTGATTCATATGGGGACAAGTCGTTAATTTTGCCGGGCGGGTTGCATTGGACTGCCGCTGGCAGGGGCGTGGTGCATGAGGAGGTGCCAGCGGAAAACGGCAAGACCGTGCATATGCTGCAGATCTTTGTGAACCTACCGGCGGAGCGGCAATCCGATGCGCCATTTGCTTTGAAGCTCCTCCCCCAGGAGGTTCCTGTGGTGCAAATGCCTGGGGTGAAAGTACGCGTCCCGCTGGGGGCGTTCCAAGAGGCCTGCTCGCCGCTTAAGCCTCCGACTGAAGTTAACTTGTTCGATATCGAACTCGAAGAAGGGTCTGAATTACTGCTGCCCATTGCAGCAGGGCACAGTGCCTTTCTTATGCCTATTTTCGGAACGGTGACGATTGAAGGCCAGGCATTTTCGAGCGATGAGACGGGGGTGCCGGCTTTTCCTGGGCAGCCAGAGCCGCGAGTGATCACAGTCAAATCTCCAAAAGGCGGAGCAAAGGTTGTGTTGTTTTCCGGGAAACCCCTCGAACAGCCGATTTATTGGATGGGCCCCATGGCCACGTGTTCAGAAAAAACATTAGCGGCGTCTGTGGATGCATATCGCCGCGGGGAGTTTGGGTCGCTGTAA
- a CDS encoding LysR family transcriptional regulator, whose protein sequence is MELLNEMALFVEVVKAMSFRRAAEAIGVPNSTLSRRISVLEKAIGLRLLHRTTRKIELTEAGQLYYERCRRIVEEARLAHEQLGEMLAQPSGVLRASLPVDFANIFLAPLIAEFASRYPGITFDFDLTPRRVDLVSEPFDVAIRMGEPQNSNLIARQLAKLPVYLYASPRYLEISGEPSRPEELAQHECLGFPNAGLWILNRALETIEVSVGGRFVLNSVGMIRRLATLDMGIILLPEEVVAEDLACGRLCRVLPDWQGTPISVYALTETRLLPAKTQRFIEFLRERFEQGS, encoded by the coding sequence ATGGAACTGTTGAATGAGATGGCCTTATTCGTCGAAGTCGTAAAGGCGATGAGCTTTCGTCGTGCAGCAGAGGCGATTGGTGTGCCAAACTCAACCTTGTCTCGACGCATCAGCGTCTTGGAGAAAGCGATCGGACTGCGTCTGTTGCATCGAACAACCCGCAAGATCGAGCTAACCGAGGCGGGGCAACTCTATTACGAACGTTGCAGACGTATTGTCGAAGAGGCGCGGCTAGCGCACGAGCAACTCGGTGAAATGCTGGCACAGCCTAGCGGCGTGCTGCGCGCCTCACTGCCGGTAGATTTCGCCAATATTTTCTTGGCGCCGCTGATAGCGGAATTCGCCAGCCGTTACCCTGGTATTACTTTTGACTTCGACTTGACTCCGCGTAGGGTCGACTTGGTCTCCGAGCCCTTCGATGTGGCAATCCGCATGGGCGAGCCGCAGAACTCGAACTTGATCGCTCGGCAATTGGCCAAGCTGCCTGTATATCTTTATGCCTCGCCGCGCTACCTCGAAATCTCCGGCGAACCAAGTCGCCCAGAGGAACTGGCGCAGCATGAGTGCCTAGGTTTTCCAAATGCAGGTTTGTGGATTTTGAACCGTGCACTTGAAACGATTGAGGTTTCGGTCGGTGGCCGATTTGTACTAAATAGCGTGGGAATGATCCGACGTTTAGCTACCCTTGATATGGGAATTATTTTGTTACCGGAAGAAGTGGTCGCCGAGGACTTGGCATGTGGACGTCTTTGTCGCGTGCTGCCAGATTGGCAAGGTACACCGATTTCTGTTTATGCCCTTACTGAAACTCGATTGCTACCCGCGAAGACGCAACGTTTCATTGAATTCTTGCGCGAGCGATTTGAGCAGGGCAGCTAA